GGCTGCGTTGGTGCTGATGCCTCTGGGGATGCTGTCAGACCGGATCCTGGTGGACGAGGGGCTGTGTCGGAGCTACCTCTGCCTGAGCGTCTGTCTAGTTAGCGCTGCCATCCTCACCATTTGTGCCATCAACGTGGAGCGCTACTACTACATCGTCCACCCCATGCGTCACGAGGTGAAGATGACGGTGggggtggtggtgatggtgctGGTGGGAATCTGGATTAAAGCTGTTGTCATGTCAGTGCTGCCTCTGATGGGGTGGCTGCTCCAGGGGACCCAGAGTCCTCCGGTGCTGGTTCCCGGTCAGAGACACTGTTCCCTCCACTGGACAGGAGGCAGGACCACACGGCTGCTGTTCATGATCTTCTTTACTTTAATCTATTTCCTGTGCCCCATGCTGATCATTCTGGTCGTCTACTGCAACATGTTCAAGGTGGCCCGAGTGGCAGCCATGCAGCACGGCCCCCTGCCCACCTGGATGGACACGCCGCGACAACAACGGTCCGAGTCTGTCAGCAGTCATTCCACCATGGCGGCCAGCCTCGGAGGAACCGGCGCCCGCACCACCCCTCAAAGGGCCTTCAGTGGAGGGAAGGCCGCTGTggttctgatggcagtgggaggccagttcttctgctgctggctgccgTACTTCTCCTTCCATCTGTACTCGGCTGTAGTTTCTACCTCTCCTTCCTCACTGGCCCAGCTGGAGGACGTGGTAACGTGGATGGGCTATTTCTGCTTCACCTCCAACCCTTTTTTCTACGGCTGCCTGAACCGGCAGATTCGCGAGGAGCTGGGCCGACACCTGGCTTGCCTTTTCAAGCGGGCCGGGTCCGGTGAAGGAGAGCAGCTGCCCAGCCGAGAGGCCTCTATCGAGGAGAACTTTTTGCAGTTCCTTCAGGGGACTGGATGCAATCTGGAGCCCTGCAACTCTCACAGCAGAGCCAGCCCTGAGGATCCAGAGACTGAGGGCCTTCGGGAATCAGCTGTTCAGCAGAACATGCCAGCTGACTTCCACATCCCAGGGCAGATCCTGGAGGAAACCTCAGAGTTcatgcagcagcaacagctgaaCAATGAGCTGCATGTATCAGAGAACTGCTGCAAAACTGTACCAGAGCTGTAGCTGCCTCATGTACTGTCTCTTTTGCCATCTAATAATCCAATAAACACACttagttttattcatattttctaGCATTTGTTGGACTGAAACGTCTCTTGTTCAAGCTACAGCATGCTTTAAACCCAGCGAACTGCAACACACTCCTTTGAAGGATTGAACTTATGTAGCTCTTCAGCAAAAGACACAGTTGAATAGATCATGCCATTCATTTGCCCAACAGTTTTTGTCCTGCAGAATTACATGTTCTGAGCGACATATGAGTCCACGGACACCAAACCCTCGTTGTAGTGaagccacaaacacaaaaaagtgttgaaaattTGCAAGCACGAACATCAGAAAACAGTCTTCATCgttcattaaaaacaatagGAGCCATTCAAAGGAAATTTCATGGACAAATTCTCAGTGACATATCCAGTTTAGTTTGATATGAATTCTGCTACAGACTCATTTGTTCGTCCCTCATTAAAATTTTCCATCAAACCTAAAAGGACAATATACATCATACAATTGGTTATGACACACTGCTGCTGTTACGTGAAGCATTCCATCTGCCGTTTTGTCCCAacaattatttgtaaaaattcaGTTAGAGGACAAAATGTTCCCTCAGCTCTAAGTGacattacagattctgaatgaTTTAACTCACAATCTAATCATGAAGAAACATCAGAAGCATAAATCATCTTATGATTGAGAGTTATTGTAGCTGCTGGTTTGTTTAgtaaatctgttgtttttccatCTCATACCACCAAGGAATCAATGCAAAAATATTCCTCAGTATAAAGGAAGGAAGAttcaaagctaaaaaaaagtctCTCAGTTTGAACCATTCATTGTGTTGAACAGGATCATTTCACAGCTGGTGCTCCTGGTATTTATAATAAAACAGGCTGACACtgtatttttaaccattttccaGGAACGTTATTATCATGTTTATCTGTTCTTAGTCTTGTGATTACCACCTCCTGCCAAAATCGTCTCACATTGGGAGACTCGTGATATCAGCCCCGCTtccaataacagaaaaaaacattgtgaCTGGTTTAATTTGTGTGATCGCGGTGGTGTTAAGGCTTCAAGCTTTAAGAACATCCACCGCAGCGCATTAAAAACTGCTGGAACACGGCTCGAGGTGAACAGATCCGGACGTCGCCGCCGCCCCCCGTCGCCCTGTCGCCCCCGTGATGTCGGTCCTGTTTACAGgtaaacacagcagcagtgcGAGTGCTCCTGTGTTTGAGCAATAAACAACCAGGCTTGTTGTGGCTACACACACGGCACACAGGTGTGACGACGCTCACACATGGAGCGCGTCGCCTTTGGCCTCGTTCAGCAGCGCCGGCGACGACACTTTCTCTGATCTCAGGTGGAATACAAATAAGTTTGCACAAGTCACACGAGCAGTGACGAATGTTCCaaagaaatttttttaaaaaggcacaaaCTCTTACTGAACACTTGTTCTTTgggaggatggggggggggTCTGACTCTTTTTATACTCGCTTTCTCTTGCTGCCTTCATCTATTTTGGACTGACTCGCACCGGACAGCGATCACAAGACACTCGACACATGAGGAAGGTTCAGAGATTTGCTGGGAgtcagaaccaaaaaaaaaggctcTCTGTCTGGGGGGGAAGACATAATGCTCTTAATTTTCTCCACTTTGTTTGCGGACTGTTTTGCAGGAAGCGATGTCATGTCGACTTCATTTGAAATGTTTCTGGAGTCAACAACCAGATTGAATTACTGCTTGTGATCCTCCTGCTAAGTACGTGCGTCGTTCATTCAATATTAGTGAAACTGCAGAATACTTTTACAGAGTGttatgagagaaaatgacataaaactgcCTTGAATTACGACACCAGGCCTCGTAAACGAGGGTTTTATCTCCTCAGATGATCTGGTGTCTTCAGTTATTGAGCGTTATTGATTATTCCCTCTCTACGCCACGCGCTGTGACAaattttggtgatattttactCTCCTGGGTTACTAAACAGGCCATTTGGCTGATTGTGCATCAACCCGCTATTCAATCAGCTGGATTTCCATTAACGTAGCTGCAAAATTGCCCGGACCAATCTCATTAAATGCTTTGTTTCTGCGACCATCTGTTGATTACACCTATGGAGAAATAACCTGTTCTGGGCGTACAAGGCAGATAACAATGTCAGCTTCAGGAATATTAACGGACGTTTTTAACCGCAGTTTTTATGTAAatcatgttgctgttttttctctctctgtatctgttttattttattttttgtacctGAGCTGAAACGACTGTTAGGATTCTTCATTATTagggtttgttttgtctttgttaaagatctctcccccccccccccccacgtGTATTCCCCACCACCCAACCCATCCAGCTGAAATCATTAAAGACACGGCAAGAAGACGAAACCTCGAGtgtggtggttgttgttggaggtATTTTTTAAGATCGATGGCTGCATCCGTCACATCAGTCATGTCTTTCCTCTCAGTGTGTGtccttgcatgtgtgtgtggtgcagaCGGGGGGGGGAGTGAAACGAAGCACCGAGAACAGGATGAAAGAGCCGTGACATTTGGAGAGAGGCGGGAAGCTCGTCGCTGTAATGCTCCACAACTGAACTAATCAACACTGGCGAGACCGAATCAAACTTTTAACACAACTTTAGGCTTTCTGGAACACATTAACGTCCCTACTCTGACAATAAACGCatatatgggtcaatatataattgagggacttttgaagtccatgggatgtaccctgcatatatttttattaatagtataaaactgtttttatgttcattatgatcatgtctttacaaattccataattatttattatggaaaaaatCACTtactaataaaaatgactggatgacactaaaatgtcaactaaataatcatcccaatttaataacaaccaccttctaattaggtaaacaataataaaatgaccaTCATGCAGAAATACTACTGCGTCTCAATTTTGTCAgttagtgtctcatttttgccgtttcctgtcttgtttttgttgttttgtgtctcatttttgtcatttcgtgtctcgtttttgttgttttgtgtctcgttttgttactttgtgtttcggtttttaataaacaataactggatatcactaaaatgtcaactaaacaaccgtcccaatttaataacaaccaccgtCTAATGAgctgaacaataataaaatgagcttattcaaaaatagttttgattgtgttctttttattaagttgagataatcatgacagatgtttattttttgccagTATATCAAATTTCAGATGGAAAATATTaaactgtatctgtgtctgagaagttcctcattacaaaaacacctcttaaggaagtgtgttaattccagatcacatgacctgctccacatgatgtcatttcctcctgaagaaaagactccaaggctttctgacttatttaacaaaagtagtgtgtgagtccagtgtggatttatggcatgtcaacaggtttactacaatatatttatgaataactttcaatttcaatttaactcaattgtatatataatagtTGGaggaatctttgtgtaaaaatgccatgtggtgtttgttataggcggccatgttgattttaggccttgAAACAACAAGAAATTTCAACtttgatacaaaaagtcctgcaattctATATTACAAGTTGATTTGATCAAATCATGTTTTACAGCGGGCTGCTGATGTTTTAATGTGCAAATAAATAGCAGTCGGATCCCCCTAATCATCTGTATGAGCAATCGTCATAAAAGTAAAAGTCAAAAACCCATTGAGTCAAATTAATTAAACTAGGGTAAATAAgctccataaaaataaaaaggataTCTGATTACAAGTTACAAAGTGCttaacagtaaaacaaatgtcaaactaaacaaataacTGGAACAAATTCAaccttgtcaaaaaaaaaaaaaaaaagcccaagcATGAAATATAGCAAGATAAAGCAGCAAACAAGCTTgatctttgtttaaaaaatagattttaaaaatggcatcAATGTGCTGTCCAGTAAAAAGGCTTGTGGTTGAAGATAAAGAGCTGAATCCAGCAGTCACACAGACAGCCATCACATACAGTCTTGATTTTCTTCCTAATATCCTTCATGTAAAGTGTTTCCTCTTCAAACAGCTACAGCTTAAACTGGCATGTACTGAAGACACACA
The window above is part of the Acanthochromis polyacanthus isolate Apoly-LR-REF ecotype Palm Island chromosome 6, KAUST_Apoly_ChrSc, whole genome shotgun sequence genome. Proteins encoded here:
- the gpr61 gene encoding G-protein coupled receptor 61, producing the protein MERPVTPSPSWNTSLSTFPASLQPNFSNVTPPFPSIRGGIDVNQSLALCAMLVMDMLAVVGNLAVMVVITKTPQLRKFAFVFHLCLVDLMAALVLMPLGMLSDRILVDEGLCRSYLCLSVCLVSAAILTICAINVERYYYIVHPMRHEVKMTVGVVVMVLVGIWIKAVVMSVLPLMGWLLQGTQSPPVLVPGQRHCSLHWTGGRTTRLLFMIFFTLIYFLCPMLIILVVYCNMFKVARVAAMQHGPLPTWMDTPRQQRSESVSSHSTMAASLGGTGARTTPQRAFSGGKAAVVLMAVGGQFFCCWLPYFSFHLYSAVVSTSPSSLAQLEDVVTWMGYFCFTSNPFFYGCLNRQIREELGRHLACLFKRAGSGEGEQLPSREASIEENFLQFLQGTGCNLEPCNSHSRASPEDPETEGLRESAVQQNMPADFHIPGQILEETSEFMQQQQLNNELHVSENCCKTVPEL